The following proteins come from a genomic window of Gimesia chilikensis:
- a CDS encoding aconitate hydratase: protein MAANLAQKLIRSHLVEGSMKPGEEIGLHIDQTLTQDATGTLVMLELEAMQLDRVHTEVSVQYVDHNLLQEDFKNPDDHLFLQSACQRFGLWFSRPGNGVSHPLHQEYFGKPGKTLLGSDSHTCSAGALGMLAIGAGGLEVAMAMAGFPFYLKMPEIWGVHLTGTLPDWVSAKDVILEMLRRHDVKGAVNRIIEYHGPGLKQLSAMDRHVIANMGAELGATATVFPADTEIQHFLHEQGRAEDYSEQTADADASYDIEDEIDLGTLEPLIALPSSPGNVHTVREQAGEPIYQAYIGSSANPGYRDFAIAAEIVRGRQIHPRVSLDINPSSRQILMSLVEQSALGALIQSGARIHQAGCNGCIGMGQAPATDQISLRTVPRNFPGRSGTREDKVCLVSPETAAASALSGCITDPRTLEMPCPSIEIPRVRTSRDELFQAPPMDDDLTQFKLRKGPNIKSIPEFEPLPDELEVPVLLKMRDNISTDEILPAGARVLPYRSNIPEISKFAFEQIDSSYAEHALHIREAGGHSIVAGENYGQGSSREHAALAPRYLGLRLVIVKSFARIHWQNLVNFGILPLTFENPDDYAEIEQNVLLHMESLRHQVADQPTIQVHVNGHSTITARHGLSERQREILLAGGLINWARSSRQKQA from the coding sequence ATGGCCGCTAATCTTGCTCAAAAGCTCATCCGCTCGCATCTGGTCGAAGGTTCTATGAAACCGGGAGAAGAAATCGGTCTCCACATCGATCAGACACTCACACAGGACGCCACCGGCACCCTGGTCATGCTCGAACTCGAAGCGATGCAACTCGATCGCGTGCACACCGAAGTTTCCGTGCAATACGTCGATCACAATCTCTTGCAGGAAGATTTCAAAAACCCGGATGACCACCTCTTCCTGCAGAGCGCCTGCCAGCGCTTTGGACTCTGGTTCAGTCGTCCCGGAAATGGCGTCAGTCATCCCCTGCACCAGGAATATTTCGGCAAGCCAGGCAAAACGCTGCTCGGTTCTGACAGCCATACCTGTTCCGCCGGCGCACTCGGCATGCTGGCCATTGGCGCAGGCGGACTCGAAGTTGCAATGGCCATGGCAGGTTTTCCGTTTTATCTCAAGATGCCCGAAATCTGGGGCGTTCATCTCACAGGCACGCTCCCCGACTGGGTCAGCGCCAAAGACGTGATTTTAGAAATGTTGCGTCGGCACGACGTCAAAGGAGCCGTGAATCGCATCATCGAATATCACGGTCCCGGTCTGAAACAACTCTCGGCCATGGACCGCCATGTGATCGCGAATATGGGCGCGGAGCTCGGCGCGACTGCCACGGTCTTCCCGGCTGACACAGAAATTCAGCACTTCCTGCACGAACAGGGACGCGCAGAAGATTATTCGGAACAGACAGCAGACGCGGATGCCAGCTACGACATCGAGGATGAAATCGATCTGGGTACCCTGGAACCATTGATCGCCCTCCCCTCCAGTCCAGGCAATGTGCACACTGTCCGCGAACAGGCCGGCGAACCGATCTACCAGGCCTACATCGGTTCCTCTGCCAATCCCGGTTATCGCGACTTCGCCATCGCCGCCGAGATCGTCCGGGGACGCCAAATTCATCCGCGCGTTTCCCTCGACATCAATCCCAGTTCACGCCAGATCCTGATGTCCCTGGTCGAACAGAGTGCCCTGGGCGCGTTAATTCAGTCTGGTGCCCGTATCCACCAGGCGGGATGCAATGGCTGCATCGGCATGGGACAGGCCCCCGCCACCGACCAGATCAGTCTGCGTACCGTTCCCCGCAACTTTCCCGGGCGGAGTGGAACCCGGGAAGACAAGGTCTGCCTGGTCAGCCCTGAGACGGCTGCCGCGTCCGCACTCTCCGGATGCATTACCGACCCCCGTACCCTGGAAATGCCCTGCCCCTCAATCGAGATTCCCCGGGTCCGGACCAGCCGTGACGAACTCTTTCAGGCACCGCCTATGGATGACGACCTCACTCAGTTCAAACTACGCAAAGGACCAAATATTAAATCCATCCCCGAATTTGAACCCCTGCCAGATGAACTTGAGGTTCCCGTCTTACTCAAAATGCGCGATAACATCTCGACGGACGAAATCCTGCCTGCGGGTGCCCGCGTACTGCCTTATCGCAGCAATATTCCCGAAATCAGTAAGTTCGCTTTCGAACAAATCGACTCCAGCTATGCAGAACACGCCCTGCATATCCGCGAAGCGGGCGGTCATTCAATCGTGGCCGGAGAAAATTATGGACAGGGTTCCAGTCGCGAGCATGCAGCGCTCGCCCCACGCTATCTCGGGTTGAGACTGGTCATCGTCAAAAGCTTTGCCCGCATCCACTGGCAGAACCTCGTCAACTTTGGCATCCTCCCCCTCACGTTTGAGAACCCGGACGATTACGCAGAGATTGAGCAGAACGTACTGTTGCATATGGAATCACTCAGGCACCAGGTCGCAGATCAGCCGACAATCCAGGTCCATGTTAACGGTCACTCTACCATCACAGCTCGACATGGGCTCTCAGAACGTCAGCGTGAGATCCTGCTCGCAGGCGGATTGATCAACTGGGCACGTTCGTCCCGGCAGAAACAGGCCTGA
- a CDS encoding Lon protease family protein — protein MTDTPQYRALSADEVTLDIDPKSFGFKTTKELEPLTDIIGQPRALKALDLGTGIKHPNYHIYISGLVGTGRTELITHAVRQRVLDDSIPDDWVYLNNFDEPDCPHAINLPAGQGIQLRQEMEDLIEQLQELLPKAFKEEDFGKEKERLRQVYRKRGDEVFDKLQKLAGEHNMTVQQLPDGQMLFIPLTEGRPMTQEEIEKLTPEQMQEIESHQDELVEMAGRVLQEQREIQRQLSTDVREVARKFATQIIEPMVTDLQQKFESPRLKEWFPRFKQHVIEHLNLFRDISDMPPQMAQMMAAEGQDAQQRFLEYRVNVVVDNSQLKEPPIIVEDAPNYRNLFGTIERIVDRAGRMMTNFTRIKSGSLHKANGGYLVINLMDALVEPFVWKELKRTLKSRSLEIQIQDPFSMFSSSALQPESIPLNIRLVAMGEPLIYHLLYLHDEDFREIFRVKAEFDTEIDRNGETGQIYGMLVRQLSDREGLIPFNAGAVAELVRVGSRLADDKKKVTSIFSHVADVAREAGFWAEQDKQKVVKAKHVHQAVQERIYRSDLVAEKIRELISDGTLLFQLEGSETSQVNGLAVADLGDYAFGRPSRLTASVGVGTAGIINIERESRLSGNTYDKSMLILEGLLRNLYASEQPLTLSASIAMEQSYGGIDGDSATVAEFLCLLSAISEVPLRQDLAVTGSVNQWGEVQAIGGVNEKVEGFFDVCRAHGLTGTQGVCIPVSNVQNLVLRSDVIDSIRKKQFHIYAISNVNQAIELFTGLPAGDISNPKTFHGKVMDRLSEIAELLIEQKMTDTGRLLWIPGTPLDMPSDPRPPLPGN, from the coding sequence ATGACGGACACTCCGCAGTATCGCGCGCTCAGCGCTGACGAAGTCACTCTCGATATCGATCCCAAGTCGTTCGGATTCAAAACCACGAAAGAACTGGAACCGCTGACGGATATCATCGGTCAGCCCCGCGCCTTAAAGGCCCTGGATTTGGGGACGGGAATCAAACATCCGAATTACCATATCTACATCTCCGGCCTGGTCGGCACCGGTCGGACTGAGCTCATCACCCATGCCGTCCGGCAGCGCGTACTCGACGATTCGATTCCCGACGACTGGGTCTATTTGAATAACTTCGATGAACCCGATTGCCCGCATGCCATCAACCTACCCGCCGGCCAGGGGATCCAGCTGCGTCAGGAGATGGAAGACCTGATCGAACAACTGCAGGAACTGCTCCCCAAGGCGTTTAAAGAAGAAGATTTCGGCAAGGAAAAAGAGAGACTCCGCCAGGTCTACCGCAAACGGGGTGACGAAGTTTTCGACAAACTGCAGAAGCTGGCCGGTGAACACAACATGACCGTACAACAGCTCCCCGACGGTCAGATGCTGTTTATCCCGCTCACCGAGGGTCGCCCCATGACCCAGGAAGAGATTGAGAAGCTCACTCCGGAGCAGATGCAGGAAATTGAAAGCCATCAGGATGAACTCGTCGAGATGGCCGGTCGGGTCCTGCAGGAACAACGGGAAATCCAGCGACAACTGTCAACGGACGTTCGCGAAGTCGCCCGTAAGTTTGCCACGCAGATCATCGAACCGATGGTCACGGACCTGCAACAGAAATTCGAGTCCCCGCGACTCAAGGAATGGTTCCCCCGTTTCAAGCAGCACGTCATCGAACATCTCAACCTGTTCCGCGACATTTCAGACATGCCTCCCCAGATGGCGCAGATGATGGCTGCTGAAGGACAGGATGCGCAGCAGCGCTTCCTCGAATATCGCGTCAATGTGGTCGTCGACAACAGCCAGCTTAAAGAGCCGCCAATCATCGTTGAGGATGCCCCCAACTACCGCAACCTGTTTGGTACCATTGAACGCATCGTCGACCGGGCCGGCCGCATGATGACCAATTTCACCCGGATCAAATCCGGCAGTCTGCACAAAGCTAACGGGGGTTACCTGGTCATCAATCTCATGGATGCCCTGGTCGAACCATTCGTCTGGAAAGAACTCAAACGCACGCTCAAAAGCCGTTCCCTGGAAATCCAGATCCAGGACCCGTTTTCCATGTTTTCCTCCTCCGCTCTGCAGCCCGAGTCGATCCCCCTCAATATCCGACTCGTCGCGATGGGGGAACCGCTGATCTACCATCTGCTCTATCTGCACGATGAAGACTTCCGCGAGATTTTCCGCGTTAAAGCCGAGTTTGATACCGAAATCGACCGGAACGGTGAAACCGGGCAGATCTACGGCATGCTCGTGCGCCAGTTAAGCGACAGGGAAGGTCTGATTCCCTTCAATGCGGGTGCGGTCGCAGAACTGGTCCGCGTCGGTTCGCGTCTGGCAGACGATAAGAAAAAAGTGACCTCCATCTTCAGCCACGTCGCCGATGTCGCCCGCGAAGCCGGCTTCTGGGCCGAACAGGATAAGCAGAAAGTCGTCAAAGCGAAACACGTACATCAGGCGGTCCAGGAACGCATCTACCGTTCCGATCTGGTGGCCGAGAAGATCCGGGAGCTGATCTCCGATGGGACGCTGCTGTTTCAACTGGAAGGTTCCGAAACCAGTCAGGTCAACGGACTCGCCGTCGCCGATCTGGGAGACTACGCCTTCGGCCGCCCGTCTCGACTGACTGCCAGTGTTGGCGTCGGAACGGCAGGCATCATCAATATCGAACGGGAAAGCCGCTTGAGCGGGAATACCTACGACAAAAGCATGCTGATCCTGGAAGGGCTCCTGCGGAACCTCTACGCCAGCGAACAACCGTTGACCCTCTCCGCGAGTATCGCCATGGAACAGAGCTACGGCGGTATCGATGGAGACAGTGCCACCGTCGCCGAGTTCCTCTGCCTGCTCAGCGCCATTTCAGAAGTCCCCCTTCGCCAGGATCTGGCCGTCACCGGTTCTGTCAACCAGTGGGGTGAAGTCCAGGCGATCGGCGGCGTCAATGAAAAGGTCGAAGGCTTCTTCGACGTCTGTCGAGCCCACGGGCTCACCGGAACACAGGGAGTCTGTATCCCCGTCTCCAACGTGCAGAATCTCGTCCTGCGTTCCGATGTCATCGACTCCATTCGAAAGAAACAGTTCCACATCTATGCCATCTCAAACGTGAACCAGGCCATTGAACTTTTCACCGGTCTGCCCGCCGGCGATATTTCCAATCCCAAAACGTTCCACGGCAAAGTCATGGACCGGCTTTCAGAAATTGCAGAGCTCCTGATCGAACAGAAAATGACCGACACCGGACGACTGCTCTGGATCCCCGGAACGCCGCTCGACATGCCCTCGGATCCCCGTCCCCCTCTCCCGGGAAATTGA
- a CDS encoding SPFH domain-containing protein encodes MSDERFKARLLLLKFGITGLFVGGLFLMIFGYVVYSQFRIDVPARHFAVLTHKTGIDLSNDQEISPDLTLKDATHKGLQREVLPEGRYFYNCYTWDWEIYPMVEIPADAMGVRIRLYGEDLPPGDFMSTSEKHKGIIQEVLKPGRYAINALVIDRNSKQPVGIPRLKNDYIEIIELWEPKVIPAGYKGIVTNLAGPMPEDPNKLLVDTGHRGPQKETLDEGTYYLNPYTIRINAIDTRSLRFDLSQGGVMMFPSKDGFPITLDGVIEFRVIPTTAAQTYVTYNDVSNDETGSTAIADEIINKVIMPNARAFCRLRGSNTSAREFIGGETRAAFQKEFQTKITETCKEQGIEIVQALITTITPPEAIAEPLRNREIAVQKKGQYSRETLQKEQEAVLATETALIEQKKALVTAEREIIKKITLARQEQGVALEQAERDKEVAQEQLEAAKDKAQAILAKTRAEAAVIGFENIADAAGWKRAVEAFGGDGSSFGRYVLYQKLAPGFKKIMTNTADSPLMRIFDHFADSAPVTPQPAKTQPVTAVSTEK; translated from the coding sequence ATGAGCGACGAACGATTCAAAGCCAGACTTCTTTTGCTGAAATTCGGGATCACCGGCCTCTTTGTCGGCGGATTATTCCTGATGATTTTCGGGTATGTTGTCTACTCCCAGTTTCGCATCGACGTCCCCGCCCGACACTTTGCCGTCCTGACTCACAAGACTGGTATCGACCTCAGCAACGATCAGGAAATTTCGCCTGACCTCACACTCAAGGACGCCACTCACAAAGGACTCCAGCGGGAAGTCCTGCCCGAAGGACGCTACTTCTACAACTGCTACACCTGGGACTGGGAAATTTATCCGATGGTCGAAATTCCCGCCGACGCAATGGGGGTCCGCATTCGACTCTATGGCGAAGACCTGCCCCCCGGAGATTTCATGTCGACCAGCGAAAAGCACAAAGGCATCATCCAGGAAGTGCTCAAACCAGGTCGCTATGCCATCAACGCCCTGGTCATCGATCGTAATTCCAAGCAACCCGTGGGCATACCCCGTCTTAAGAACGACTACATCGAAATCATCGAGCTCTGGGAACCCAAGGTCATTCCCGCCGGTTACAAAGGCATCGTCACGAACCTGGCCGGCCCCATGCCCGAGGATCCCAACAAGTTACTCGTTGATACCGGCCACCGTGGTCCGCAAAAAGAAACCCTGGACGAAGGTACGTACTACCTGAACCCGTATACGATCCGCATCAACGCCATCGATACGCGTTCGCTCCGATTTGACCTCTCCCAGGGAGGCGTGATGATGTTTCCCAGTAAGGACGGTTTCCCGATTACCCTCGACGGCGTCATCGAGTTCCGCGTCATCCCCACCACCGCGGCTCAAACGTACGTAACCTACAACGATGTTTCCAATGACGAAACAGGTTCGACAGCGATTGCCGACGAAATCATCAACAAGGTCATCATGCCCAATGCCCGGGCCTTCTGTCGTCTGCGGGGTTCTAACACCAGTGCTCGCGAATTCATCGGCGGTGAAACCCGTGCAGCTTTCCAGAAGGAGTTCCAGACCAAGATCACCGAAACCTGTAAAGAACAGGGCATCGAAATCGTGCAGGCTCTGATCACCACGATCACACCTCCCGAAGCCATTGCAGAACCGCTACGGAACCGGGAAATTGCTGTCCAGAAAAAAGGACAGTACAGCCGGGAAACTTTGCAGAAAGAACAGGAAGCGGTCCTCGCCACTGAGACGGCGCTCATCGAACAGAAGAAAGCCCTCGTGACTGCAGAGCGAGAGATCATCAAAAAGATCACCCTCGCCCGCCAGGAACAGGGCGTTGCTCTCGAACAGGCGGAACGGGATAAGGAAGTCGCCCAGGAACAGTTGGAGGCAGCCAAAGACAAAGCCCAGGCCATTCTCGCCAAGACACGTGCAGAAGCGGCCGTGATCGGCTTTGAAAACATCGCGGATGCCGCGGGCTGGAAACGGGCCGTCGAAGCATTTGGCGGCGACGGTTCCAGCTTTGGACGCTATGTCCTCTACCAGAAGCTGGCTCCCGGATTCAAAAAGATCATGACCAATACGGCGGACTCACCGCTGATGCGAATCTTCGATCATTTCGCCGACTCTGCACCAGTCACTCCGCAACCAGCGAAGACACAACCGGTGACCGCCGTGTCGACAGAAAAGTGA
- a CDS encoding SPFH domain-containing protein yields MQRSKLIIIPVVVLSMMLAIAAFLFHWTIDRIYVPEGQSLQLRYKGPLIFGDRIQAEPGMWAKEGQMGILEKMRGPGRHFYCPIWWERKLVDDVVIKPGEIGEVTCKLGKNQEGANFLVDGDIGHTEYKGVLRKVLHPGRYRVNPYGYTVEVKKRIDFTSGQSQKVAGWVEIPTGYVGVVTQLSDNQATGVKKGVQDKVLPPGNYPVNGREQQIDIVEIGYRHSTISVEVKHDELGETVVDENGEPQISDPRSGIAFPSADGFPIHIDFTGIWGLMPDQAAHAVRTFGNVDQVEKKVVLPQIESICRNNGSEYKAVQLLVGSDREVYQKTCLDQFHSVLDDKEITLLYGLVRHVYIPKQVREPIQRAFIADELKLTREEEQSTAKEEARLREAENKVELATDTVNADTEKQVEEAKAGGQREAAKIEAETEKLVAAIDKETEELKAQAVTILGEATNEGKKMVEEAKSDRFRLAVDAFGSPQAYNNWYFATNLPDNVELNFLYAGEGTLWTDMNKANGGFGVRGIIPLKSDSTAPTQQRPTR; encoded by the coding sequence ATGCAACGCAGTAAACTGATTATCATCCCTGTTGTCGTGCTGTCGATGATGCTGGCCATCGCCGCCTTCCTGTTCCACTGGACCATCGACCGCATTTACGTCCCCGAAGGACAAAGCCTGCAGCTCCGCTACAAAGGTCCGCTGATCTTTGGAGATCGAATTCAGGCCGAGCCCGGTATGTGGGCCAAAGAAGGCCAGATGGGCATCCTCGAAAAAATGCGTGGCCCCGGACGGCACTTCTACTGCCCCATCTGGTGGGAACGCAAACTCGTCGATGACGTGGTCATCAAGCCGGGTGAAATCGGGGAAGTCACCTGTAAACTCGGAAAGAACCAGGAAGGGGCCAACTTCCTCGTCGACGGCGACATCGGACACACAGAATATAAAGGGGTGCTCCGCAAGGTGCTGCACCCGGGCCGCTATCGTGTGAATCCCTACGGCTACACAGTCGAAGTCAAAAAACGAATCGACTTCACCTCGGGACAGTCCCAGAAAGTCGCTGGCTGGGTCGAGATCCCCACCGGTTACGTCGGTGTGGTCACGCAGCTCTCTGACAATCAGGCGACCGGCGTGAAGAAAGGCGTTCAGGACAAAGTGCTGCCCCCGGGTAACTATCCCGTCAATGGTCGCGAACAGCAGATCGACATCGTCGAGATCGGCTACCGTCACAGTACTATCTCCGTGGAAGTCAAACATGACGAACTGGGGGAAACGGTTGTAGACGAAAACGGAGAACCCCAGATTTCCGATCCCCGCAGCGGAATCGCCTTCCCCAGTGCGGATGGCTTCCCGATCCATATCGACTTCACCGGGATCTGGGGGCTGATGCCCGACCAGGCGGCTCACGCCGTCCGGACGTTCGGAAACGTCGACCAGGTCGAAAAGAAAGTCGTCCTGCCACAGATCGAATCGATCTGTCGTAACAATGGTTCCGAATACAAGGCAGTCCAGCTGCTGGTAGGCAGCGATCGTGAAGTTTACCAGAAGACCTGCCTCGACCAGTTCCACAGTGTCCTGGACGACAAGGAGATCACCCTGCTCTACGGCCTGGTGCGGCATGTCTACATTCCCAAACAGGTCCGCGAACCGATCCAGCGGGCTTTCATCGCCGATGAATTGAAACTCACCCGCGAAGAAGAACAGTCCACCGCCAAAGAAGAAGCCCGACTCCGGGAAGCCGAAAACAAAGTTGAACTGGCCACCGACACCGTAAATGCCGACACGGAAAAGCAGGTGGAAGAAGCCAAGGCCGGCGGTCAGCGTGAAGCGGCCAAGATCGAAGCGGAAACCGAAAAGCTGGTCGCCGCCATCGACAAAGAGACCGAAGAACTGAAAGCCCAGGCTGTAACCATTCTGGGGGAAGCGACCAACGAAGGGAAGAAGATGGTTGAGGAAGCCAAATCAGACCGCTTCCGTCTGGCCGTCGATGCCTTCGGTTCTCCCCAGGCATACAACAACTGGTACTTTGCCACCAACCTGCCCGACAATGTCGAACTGAACTTTCTCTACGCAGGTGAAGGAACGCTCTGGACCGACATGAATAAAGCCAACGGTGGTTTCGGCGTCCGTGGCATCATTCCACTCAAGTCGGATTCAACCGCTCCCACGCAGCAGCGACCAACCCGCTAA
- a CDS encoding Hsp20/alpha crystallin family protein, which yields MSQLPWKPIRVRNIEQQIDQAFDDLLHGQWGICGPSGGWQPEIDIYETPDSYFVEADIPGVPTDEIHIEVTPHTLIISGWRQSGCVEKSAQGVCIERRKGSFFRRFPLEHAVDPHRVERENKAGTLTLRIPKQKLKSQP from the coding sequence ATGTCACAACTTCCCTGGAAGCCCATCCGGGTCCGCAACATCGAACAGCAGATCGATCAGGCCTTCGACGATCTACTCCACGGCCAGTGGGGCATCTGCGGCCCCTCGGGAGGCTGGCAACCCGAAATCGATATTTATGAAACCCCGGACTCCTATTTCGTAGAAGCCGATATCCCCGGCGTCCCCACGGATGAAATTCATATCGAAGTCACCCCGCATACCCTCATTATCTCAGGCTGGCGTCAGTCCGGCTGTGTTGAGAAATCTGCCCAGGGGGTCTGCATCGAACGCCGCAAAGGCAGTTTTTTCCGTCGCTTCCCGCTCGAACACGCCGTCGACCCACATCGGGTGGAACGGGAAAACAAAGCGGGCACCCTGACATTGAGAATCCCCAAACAGAAACTGAAATCACAACCCTAG
- a CDS encoding pyridoxamine 5'-phosphate oxidase family protein gives MNQQEPKQQERQQSIDTLRELIRDIKICMLTTHSSEAGLRSRPMITARHEFDGELWLFTHANDPKVKEIEQDPHVNLVYSEPREDRYISISGQAQLIQNKQKAELLWTDSLNEWFSGGPEDPSLMLICVHVAEAEYWDANVQNLSDAVRALFFTSTAPKHDKLEWSDTPS, from the coding sequence ATGAATCAGCAAGAACCAAAACAACAGGAACGTCAGCAGTCGATTGATACACTGCGTGAACTGATCCGTGATATTAAAATCTGCATGCTTACAACCCACTCTTCCGAAGCAGGCTTGAGAAGCAGACCCATGATCACAGCCCGGCACGAGTTCGATGGTGAGCTCTGGCTGTTTACCCACGCCAATGATCCCAAGGTCAAGGAAATCGAGCAGGACCCGCATGTGAATCTCGTCTATTCGGAACCGAGAGAAGATCGCTACATCTCCATTTCCGGCCAGGCTCAGCTCATCCAGAACAAGCAGAAAGCAGAGCTGCTCTGGACAGACAGTCTGAATGAGTGGTTTTCCGGCGGTCCGGAAGACCCCAGCCTGATGCTGATTTGCGTGCATGTCGCAGAAGCCGAGTATTGGGATGCGAATGTGCAAAACCTCTCCGATGCGGTAAGAGCACTTTTCTTCACTTCGACAGCACCGAAACATGATAAGCTGGAATGGTCAGACACACCGTCCTGA
- a CDS encoding rhodanese-like domain-containing protein, with amino-acid sequence MQTISTKELRSKMQRNEKGILVNTLSQDDFQKAHIPNSMNIPQQQDDFVSQVEQAAGSKELPVIVYCASEDCGSSEQAAQKLEEAGFSNVYDYEGGSKSWSEAGEKLVAGA; translated from the coding sequence ATGCAAACGATCTCGACCAAAGAACTCCGCAGCAAAATGCAGCGTAATGAAAAAGGTATTCTGGTCAACACCCTGTCACAGGATGACTTCCAGAAGGCGCATATCCCGAATTCCATGAACATCCCTCAACAGCAGGACGATTTCGTCTCGCAGGTGGAACAGGCGGCTGGCAGTAAAGAACTGCCTGTCATCGTTTACTGTGCGAGCGAGGATTGCGGTTCCTCCGAACAGGCGGCACAGAAGCTGGAAGAGGCCGGCTTCTCGAATGTCTATGACTACGAAGGGGGATCGAAGTCATGGAGCGAAGCCGGAGAAAAGCTCGTTGCAGGAGCGTAA
- a CDS encoding sodium:calcium antiporter → MSLFELQTNPLALNMVLFSLAAGGVWLCGSRLSYYVDLIAERTGIGKAFAGALLLGGATSLPELATTLSASFSGAAEMAGNNLLGGVVMQIAVLAALDVFFLRNKPLTLFSPEATLLVQGVFLILMLSFGIITLVTGELLVVWGVGLWPVLLFLAYLFCLGVFHRYEGAPRWEPTGEDKQPIESPRDVKDAHPEYRDLSTRQLVIRFVLAAAGVLVSGFVVARTGEVLADQSGLGQSLIGATLVALATSLPEVSTTWTAVRFGAYSMAVANILGTNLLEVALFLPADLAYRDGAIIDSLDPSASFLAALGIICTGLYLWGILERRDKTILGMGYDSAMILLIYFSGMGLYYYVL, encoded by the coding sequence ATGTCATTGTTCGAGTTACAGACAAATCCGCTGGCGTTGAACATGGTCCTGTTCAGTCTCGCAGCCGGGGGAGTCTGGTTATGTGGTTCCAGGCTGAGTTACTACGTAGATTTGATCGCGGAACGTACGGGAATTGGAAAAGCGTTCGCCGGGGCGTTGCTACTGGGAGGTGCGACCAGCCTGCCTGAACTGGCAACCACGTTGAGCGCGTCTTTCTCTGGTGCCGCGGAGATGGCGGGTAACAACCTGCTGGGAGGCGTGGTGATGCAGATTGCGGTCCTGGCAGCACTGGATGTTTTTTTTCTGCGAAACAAACCGCTGACGCTGTTCTCGCCTGAGGCGACGTTACTGGTGCAGGGCGTGTTTCTGATCCTGATGTTGAGCTTCGGCATTATTACCCTGGTGACCGGGGAACTGCTGGTGGTTTGGGGAGTGGGGCTCTGGCCCGTATTGCTGTTTCTGGCCTATCTGTTTTGCCTGGGGGTATTTCATCGTTATGAAGGGGCACCACGCTGGGAGCCGACGGGTGAGGATAAACAGCCGATTGAATCGCCTCGCGATGTCAAAGATGCGCATCCCGAATATCGTGATCTGAGTACCAGGCAACTGGTGATACGCTTTGTACTGGCAGCGGCTGGTGTGCTGGTGAGTGGATTTGTGGTGGCGCGGACGGGGGAAGTGCTGGCGGATCAGAGTGGTCTTGGCCAGAGCCTGATCGGTGCGACGCTGGTCGCGCTGGCGACCAGTCTGCCGGAGGTCAGTACTACGTGGACCGCAGTCCGTTTCGGTGCTTACAGTATGGCGGTGGCTAATATTCTGGGAACGAACCTGCTGGAAGTCGCGCTGTTTCTACCTGCCGACCTGGCGTATCGGGACGGGGCGATTATTGACAGCCTGGATCCCTCAGCGAGTTTTCTGGCAGCGCTGGGAATCATCTGCACGGGACTGTATCTCTGGGGAATTCTCGAACGCCGCGATAAGACCATCTTGGGGATGGGCTACGATTCGGCCATGATTCTGCTGATTTATTTCAGTGGCATGGGCCTGTATTACTATGTGCTTTGA